A DNA window from Arachis duranensis cultivar V14167 chromosome 3, aradu.V14167.gnm2.J7QH, whole genome shotgun sequence contains the following coding sequences:
- the LOC107477041 gene encoding LOW QUALITY PROTEIN: 3,7-dimethylxanthine N-methyltransferase 1 (The sequence of the model RefSeq protein was modified relative to this genomic sequence to represent the inferred CDS: inserted 1 base in 1 codon), whose product MLHMNSGVGDKSYAHNSFFQRKAIIQAKPILEESITRLYHNNIVPKCLKVADLGCSSGPNALQVVSNIINIVDTTSSNLNLSSPNFQFYLNDLFENDFNTIFKSLPQYHKTLLEEKKELKIGSCFINATPGTFYNRLFPXFFHYSYCLHWLSQVPEKLIEGEEEALRWDNIYLTRTSPVSMHKAYLEQFQKDFKQFLKSRSEELVTGGGMLLAFIGRQDTSEIRTAWELIDMSLKDLLLEKLIEKATLECFNMPNYDPSMEEVKQVIEEEGSFILQKLETVHQDWDPNTNGGGNDKNKVDENMRGEIVAKYIRAITEPLLKAHFGELRMDELFLRLENKAVQLIKETKIFKFPILNLIENGRKLNTLELLLNPF is encoded by the exons ATGCTGCACATGAATAGTGGTGTAGGAGACAAAAGCTATGCACATAACTCTTTCTTTCAA AGAAAGGCAATCATCCAGGCAAAACCAATATTAGAAGAAAGTATCACAAGACTCTATCATAATAATATTGTTCCCAAGTGTTTGAAGGTAGCTGATTTAGGGTGTTCTTCAGGACCAAATGCTCTTCAAGTTGTATCAAATATCATCAACATTGTTGACACAACTAGCTCCAACTTGAATCTTAGTTCACCTAATTTCCAATTCTACTTGAATGATCTATTTGAAAATGATTTCAATACTATTTTCAAATCACTCCCTCAATACCACAAGACATTAttggaagaaaagaaggaaCTCAAGATTGGTTCATGTTTCATTAATGCAACTCCAGGGACATTCTACAACAGACTCTTTC ACTTCTTCCATTATTCCTATTGTCTACACTGGCTTTCTCAG GTTCCAGAGAAGTtgattgaaggagaagaagaagcacttAGATGGGACAACATATATTTAACAAGAACAAGTCCTGTGTCAATGCACAAAGCATATTTGGAACAATTCCAGAAGGACTTCAAACAGTTCCTGAAATCACGTTCAGAAGAATTGGTAACAGGTGGTGGCATGCTTTTGGCATTCATTGGAAGACAAGATACTTCAGAAATTAGAACTGCTTGGGAGCTAATTGACATGTCACTCAAGGACTTGCTCTTAGAG AAATTGATTGAAAAGGCAACTTTGGAATGCTTCAATATGCCAAATTAtgacccttcaatggaagaagtTAAACAAGTAATCGAGGAAGAAGGATCTTTCATTCTTCAGAAACTGGAAACGGTTCATCAGGATTGGGACCCCAACACAAATGGAGGAGGCAATGATAAGAATAAGGTTGATGAGAATATGAGAGGGGAGATTGTAGCTAAATACATTAGAGCTATTACTGAACCCCTTTTAAAGGCACATTTCGGAGAATTGAGAATGGATGAGTTATTCCTTAGGTTGGAAAATAAGGCTGTCCAACTTATTAAGGAGactaaaatattcaaatttccTATCCTT aatttgattgaaaatggaAGGAAGTTAAATACATTAGAGCTGTTACTGAACCCCTTTTAA